From a region of the Cognatiyoonia koreensis genome:
- a CDS encoding glutathione S-transferase family protein, producing the protein MTSTLRLHYAPDNASLCVRLALEMVSVPYTTVLVDRAARAQKSASYTALNPNGLIPTLETSKGVIFETGAILLWVADQTPGTLFPKSDAQDRGVALTWLFWLSNTLHPTLRMLFYPEQYARDPIAIANMTRDRLQQFLTLVDGVWPDVGKTPVLQCYLAPMLRWSALYGGDTRWFRLSDYPALAAFAHEFEDHPAARKAARAEGLGPTPFSAPIAPNPPEGSAT; encoded by the coding sequence ATGACATCTACATTGCGCCTTCACTATGCCCCTGACAATGCGTCGCTTTGCGTACGTTTGGCGCTGGAAATGGTATCCGTTCCATATACGACGGTGCTTGTTGACCGCGCCGCCCGCGCACAGAAAAGCGCGTCATATACCGCGCTGAACCCGAACGGATTGATCCCGACCCTAGAAACATCCAAGGGCGTGATCTTTGAAACCGGGGCCATCCTGCTTTGGGTCGCAGACCAGACCCCAGGCACGTTATTTCCAAAATCGGATGCGCAGGACCGGGGCGTTGCACTGACGTGGTTGTTCTGGCTTTCAAACACGCTGCATCCGACCCTGCGGATGCTATTCTATCCGGAACAGTATGCACGCGACCCCATAGCGATTGCGAATATGACACGAGACCGGTTGCAGCAGTTTTTGACGCTGGTTGACGGTGTTTGGCCCGACGTCGGAAAGACGCCGGTTCTGCAATGCTACCTTGCCCCGATGCTGCGTTGGTCGGCGCTTTATGGCGGGGACACGCGCTGGTTTCGGCTGTCCGACTATCCGGCCCTCGCTGCATTCGCACATGAATTCGAGGATCATCCCGCTGCCCGGAAGGCGGCAAGAGCCGAAGGACTTGGCCCGACACCTTTCAGCGCACCGATTGCGCCAAATCCACCCGAAGGAAGTGCAACTTAG
- the rpiA gene encoding ribose-5-phosphate isomerase RpiA produces the protein MPSDLSPIDKAKFVAAKQATTYVQSGMKVGLGTGSTAAWLVRCLGEMVRDEGLRIKGVPTSTRTAELARGAGIEVISLDEAKWLDLTIDGADEYDGDLNLIKGGGGALLQEKIVATASDQMVVIADVSKQVETLGAFPLPVEVIPFGWQTTKTLIEESLIGMDVLGNTTSLRMNGETPFVTDEGNHILDLHLHRIGNARQLSLVINQIPGVVENGLFIDICDSVVIGYGDGRVEVRDITNGTTDEKTFDFLDEDNLFSDIAD, from the coding sequence ATGCCTAGTGATCTTTCACCCATCGACAAAGCCAAATTTGTCGCCGCGAAACAGGCCACGACCTACGTCCAATCGGGCATGAAGGTTGGCCTTGGGACAGGATCGACAGCCGCATGGCTCGTGCGCTGTCTTGGCGAAATGGTGCGCGACGAAGGGCTGCGGATCAAGGGCGTGCCAACGTCGACACGCACGGCTGAACTTGCCCGCGGCGCGGGGATCGAGGTCATCTCGCTTGATGAAGCCAAGTGGCTGGATCTGACGATTGACGGGGCTGACGAATACGACGGTGATCTAAACCTGATCAAAGGTGGCGGCGGTGCACTGCTGCAGGAAAAAATTGTCGCAACGGCCAGCGACCAGATGGTTGTGATCGCGGATGTATCCAAGCAGGTCGAAACGCTTGGTGCCTTTCCGCTGCCTGTCGAGGTCATTCCATTTGGCTGGCAGACCACGAAGACGCTGATCGAGGAATCCCTGATCGGGATGGATGTGCTGGGCAACACTACCAGCCTGAGAATGAACGGAGAGACCCCGTTCGTTACGGACGAGGGCAATCATATTCTTGATCTTCACCTTCACCGGATCGGAAATGCGCGGCAACTGAGCCTCGTGATAAACCAGATCCCCGGTGTCGTCGAAAATGGTCTGTTTATCGACATCTGCGACTCTGTCGTGATCGGCTATGGCGATGGCCGGGTCGAGGTGCGTGACATCACCAATGGAACGACGGACGAAAAGACCTTCGACTTTCTGGACGAAGACAACCTCTTTTCCGATATCGCTGATTGA
- a CDS encoding calcium-binding protein, whose amino-acid sequence MPTRSEMLSNLESIADYLAQDTGLTDSVTNADLQGGQDAAILMNGVIVDAIEATGVNDDGLLSPGDLRKISDYVRANSDLYDLFVDGHGDDEGNEETGFHLVQGDGGSLRFQGRQFINTTADAIYHFGFAIANGRFRNEDGDENERVADVAGWLNYFLNGKNVVWGGSGDDTLKSGDYSEVFADARNEVFKGGDGNDKIWAGDGRDTVRGDEGHDQSGGGDGNDLMYGGSGNDKFNGEDDNDKVYGGTGLDTVSGGDGDDRVYGGGNSDEVYGGWGDDRLYGGTAHDKVAGGQGDDYLDGGSGNDSLWGEEGRDRIAGGDGDDRIGGGEGSDILAGKDGDDVIGGDTGRDRIYGGDGHDELYGGDSEDMIRGGEGNDRAGGGDGFDDIEGGRGNDSLHGDDGDDRIVGEIGRDELFGGNGHDRMAGNTNHDELHGGDGNDRMYGGTGDDTLTGGSGRDVFYGGEGADTLQGWESGEHRDTFVFRPGDTGVSRDERDVIKGFQSGTDKIDLSAFDNLGFIGNADFYGNGIAQVRFDDGFLKIDNNGNGRTDHIIEVTHMGTLQTDDFIL is encoded by the coding sequence ATGCCAACCCGTTCAGAAATGCTGTCCAACCTTGAATCGATTGCCGACTATCTGGCGCAAGACACAGGACTAACGGATTCTGTCACCAATGCAGACCTGCAAGGCGGGCAGGACGCGGCAATTCTGATGAATGGCGTGATCGTGGATGCGATCGAGGCCACGGGCGTGAACGACGACGGTCTTTTGTCGCCGGGTGATCTGCGCAAGATAAGCGACTACGTGCGTGCCAATTCAGACCTGTACGATCTTTTCGTAGACGGGCACGGCGACGACGAAGGCAATGAGGAAACCGGATTTCACCTTGTGCAGGGTGATGGCGGGTCGCTGCGCTTTCAGGGCCGCCAGTTCATCAATACGACAGCTGATGCGATCTATCACTTCGGCTTTGCCATCGCGAATGGCCGGTTTCGCAACGAGGATGGTGATGAAAACGAACGTGTCGCCGATGTCGCGGGATGGCTGAATTACTTTTTGAATGGAAAGAACGTTGTCTGGGGAGGGTCCGGTGATGACACCTTGAAATCCGGCGACTACTCCGAAGTGTTTGCTGATGCCCGCAACGAAGTATTCAAGGGCGGTGACGGCAATGACAAGATCTGGGCAGGTGACGGCCGTGACACCGTGCGCGGCGACGAAGGCCATGACCAGTCTGGGGGCGGGGATGGCAACGACCTGATGTATGGCGGGTCTGGCAACGACAAATTCAATGGCGAAGACGATAACGACAAGGTCTATGGCGGCACCGGCCTTGATACGGTTTCCGGCGGTGATGGCGATGACCGCGTTTATGGCGGTGGCAATTCGGATGAAGTCTATGGTGGTTGGGGCGATGATCGCCTTTATGGCGGAACAGCGCATGACAAGGTCGCCGGGGGTCAGGGTGACGACTATTTAGACGGCGGCAGCGGGAACGACAGCCTTTGGGGCGAAGAAGGCCGTGACCGGATTGCCGGTGGCGACGGGGATGACCGGATCGGCGGCGGAGAGGGGAGTGACATCCTTGCTGGCAAGGACGGCGACGACGTGATCGGCGGCGACACGGGTCGCGACCGGATCTATGGCGGCGACGGACATGACGAACTTTACGGTGGTGACTCAGAAGACATGATCCGTGGCGGCGAAGGCAATGATCGCGCCGGCGGTGGCGATGGCTTCGATGACATCGAAGGCGGTCGCGGCAATGACTCGCTCCACGGGGATGACGGCGACGACCGGATCGTCGGCGAAATAGGTCGCGACGAACTTTTCGGTGGCAACGGTCACGACAGGATGGCGGGCAACACGAACCATGACGAACTTCACGGGGGCGACGGTAATGACCGCATGTATGGCGGGACGGGCGATGATACGCTGACGGGTGGCAGCGGTCGGGACGTCTTTTACGGCGGTGAGGGTGCCGACACGCTACAAGGTTGGGAAAGCGGTGAACATCGCGATACCTTCGTGTTCCGTCCTGGCGATACTGGCGTATCGCGTGATGAACGTGATGTCATCAAAGGCTTTCAAAGCGGAACCGACAAAATCGACCTCAGCGCGTTCGATAACCTCGGGTTCATCGGGAACGCCGACTTCTACGGCAACGGAATCGCGCAGGTGCGTTTTGACGACGGTTTCCTGAAGATCGACAACAATGGTAACGGCCGAACGGACCACATTATCGAAGTAACCCATATGGGCACGTTGCAAACCGACGATTTCATTCTCTAG